One genomic region from Phragmites australis chromosome 1, lpPhrAust1.1, whole genome shotgun sequence encodes:
- the LOC133922808 gene encoding uncharacterized protein LOC133922808, translating into MVLAVFAHLCEMFVGVVPSVTLLRHFFVLQPVGKKRGYSTADVVGCCNLRLQDGLGEQYIPQVLRSKWEEWRRDWFFVDVDPHDRLALPEVAAEPRKSTWEVPPPEDARLEPVFERIKFLRDSGLTSVMVVADFLRRRLASLRERARPCWLYTGPEDITRTQIDASWDLGPAELRGMTRVVTGVEDTSRAVLPWPEMALYANPERAAILAKLPKFDAQGLVDRPRSRSPEAPELPGLDEVASGETASSPVRAGGPGAACSEPQASGRAAAGSSRRTGEEGTADSAATAASGDRGKRPRIYIPVPDSPPSPSAVAVFPALEPRLVRMGPDWAPGDRAAAPLSPR; encoded by the coding sequence atggtgctggcggtgttcgcgcacctctgcgagatgttcgttggggtggtgccttcggtgacgcttctccgacatttcttcgtcctgcagccggtcgggaagaagagggggtactccacggcggacgtcgtggggtgctgcaaccttcgacTGCaagacggcttgggggagcagtacatcccccaggtgctgcgcagcaaatgggaggagtggcggcgggactggttcttcgtcgacgtcgacccccatgatcgtctcgctctaccggaagtggcggcggagccccggaagtcgacgtgggaggtgccgccgccggaggacgcgaggttggagccggtgttcgagcgcatcaaaTTCCTGCgtgactccgggctgacctcggtaatggtggtggcggacttcttgcgccgtcgcctggcgtccctgcgggagcgggcccggccgtgctggctctacaccgggcccgaagatatcacccggacccaaatcgacgcaagctgggatctgggcccagcggagctgaggggcatgacccgagtggtgaccggcgtggaggacacgagccgggcggtgctcccgtggccggagatggcgctctacgctaaccccgagcgcgcggcgatcttggcgaagctgccgaagttcgacgcccaggggctcgttgaccggccgaggagccgaagccccgaggcccccgagctccctggattGGACGAGGTGGCCAGCGGGGAGACCGCGAGCAGCCCAGTGCgggccggtggcccgggcgccgcgtgcAGCGAGCCGCAAGCCAGCGGTAGAGCCGCTGCgggaagcagccgccgcaccggagaagagggcaccgccgacagcgcaGCGACGGCAGCGTCgggagaccgggggaagcgcccccgaatctacatccccgtgccggattccccgccgtcgccatcggcggtggcggtgTTCCCGGCCCTGGAGCCGCgccttgtgaggatggggcctgactgGGCACCTGGAGACCGGGCGGCGGCCCCGCTGAGCCCCCGGTGA